Proteins co-encoded in one Pseudomonas beijingensis genomic window:
- a CDS encoding DUF1302 domain-containing protein: protein MDNLKDSFRFKHCALFLALCSTGVMVDRVEAMQMDLGDSDWKLRWDNTIKYSQAWRLQGQDSRLVNAPTANGLYPSIQSQGDKNFSRGLVSNRLDLFSEMDLSRQNYGLRVSGAAWYDDIYNQDTDSNEQPHFLSETRKLHGRDAEILDAFVFLRGDLGEDSQGVARLGRHSLIYGESLFYGGNGIANAQGPTDVVKLLSVPGTQFKEILRPVNQISGQLQINPQLSVGAYYQFEWERSNLPGAGSYLSDVDAIGYGSGPLREVFGNDTVNGGDLKPRNSGQGGMQIRYKPSGTELELGFYAAQYHDKAPIGLYAYLDGPAAAATGLPILGSYRQVYAEDIKTAGVSFSTAYGPFNFAGETSVRWNAPLVSNLQVVTPGMEADGGDNELFARGKTAHANLSAIYLLSPTAFWDGGSALAELAWNRTLSVTKNAAALDSNTTRDATALRVLIEPAYFQIVDGIDLTVPIGMGIVLDGRSSAVNKSGFGNTHSGDWSVGLKATYLQRWDVGLNYVNFFGAPKAGLREDGNFSYGQSLADRDFVSLYVKTSF, encoded by the coding sequence ATGGATAACCTCAAAGATAGCTTTCGTTTCAAGCATTGCGCCCTGTTCCTGGCGTTATGCAGCACCGGTGTGATGGTCGATCGGGTCGAGGCCATGCAAATGGACCTGGGTGACTCCGATTGGAAATTGCGCTGGGACAACACCATCAAGTACAGCCAGGCCTGGCGCTTGCAGGGGCAGGACAGCCGCTTGGTCAACGCGCCAACCGCCAACGGCCTGTACCCCTCGATCCAGAGCCAGGGCGATAAGAACTTCAGCCGTGGCCTGGTCTCCAACCGCCTGGATCTGTTCTCCGAAATGGACCTCAGCCGGCAAAACTATGGCCTGCGCGTGAGCGGCGCGGCCTGGTACGACGATATCTATAACCAGGACACCGACAGCAACGAGCAACCGCACTTCCTCAGCGAAACCCGCAAGCTCCACGGTCGCGACGCGGAAATTCTCGATGCCTTCGTGTTCTTGCGCGGTGACCTCGGTGAAGACTCCCAGGGCGTGGCGCGCCTGGGCCGACACAGCCTGATCTACGGGGAAAGCCTGTTCTATGGTGGCAACGGCATTGCCAATGCCCAAGGCCCGACCGACGTCGTCAAGTTGCTCAGCGTGCCGGGGACTCAGTTCAAGGAGATCCTGCGCCCGGTCAATCAAATCTCCGGGCAGTTGCAGATCAACCCGCAGCTGTCGGTGGGCGCTTACTATCAGTTTGAGTGGGAGCGTTCCAACCTGCCCGGTGCCGGCAGCTACCTGAGCGATGTCGATGCCATCGGTTACGGCAGTGGTCCGTTGCGCGAAGTGTTCGGTAACGACACGGTCAATGGCGGCGATCTGAAACCGCGCAATTCGGGGCAGGGCGGCATGCAGATTCGCTACAAGCCGAGCGGCACCGAACTGGAGCTGGGTTTCTACGCGGCCCAGTATCACGACAAGGCGCCGATCGGGTTGTACGCGTACTTGGACGGTCCGGCGGCAGCGGCCACCGGCTTGCCGATCCTGGGTTCCTATCGGCAGGTCTACGCCGAAGATATCAAGACCGCCGGCGTCAGTTTCTCCACCGCCTACGGCCCGTTCAACTTTGCCGGTGAAACGTCGGTGCGCTGGAACGCACCGCTGGTGAGCAACCTGCAAGTGGTGACCCCCGGCATGGAGGCCGATGGTGGCGACAATGAGTTGTTCGCCAGGGGCAAGACCGCCCATGCCAACCTGTCGGCGATTTACCTGTTATCGCCCACCGCGTTCTGGGACGGCGGCTCGGCCCTGGCCGAACTGGCTTGGAACCGCACCTTGAGCGTGACCAAGAACGCTGCCGCGCTGGATTCCAACACCACCCGCGATGCCACGGCGCTGCGGGTATTGATCGAGCCGGCGTACTTCCAGATTGTCGACGGGATCGACCTGACCGTGCCGATTGGCATGGGGATAGTGCTCGATGGGCGTTCATCGGCGGTCAACAAATCCGGCTTCGGCAACACCCATTCCGGTGACTGGAGTGTCGGGCTCAAAGCCACCTATCTGCAACGCTGGGATGTCGGCCTCAACTACGTGAACTTCTTCGGCGCACCGAAA
- a CDS encoding coniferyl-alcohol dehydrogenase — MKLDNKIVLVTGVSSGIGAATASLLRAHGAQVIGVDLKAPHMTLDGFVQGDLSSAENIDRLLPQLPARLDSLCNIAGVPGTANPQLLARVNYLGLRHLSHALLPRISAGGSIVNIASILGAEWPLRLEQHKALARIDDFAAAQAWLADHPVANQTCYQYFKEALIVWNYLQAQPWFLEHSVRMNSVAPGPVFTPILDDFVSMLGEARTQADAHRMKRPAYADEVAAVIAFLCADESRWINGVNLPVDGGLASTYI; from the coding sequence ATGAAACTCGACAACAAGATTGTGCTGGTGACCGGTGTCTCGTCGGGTATCGGTGCCGCCACCGCGAGCCTGCTGCGCGCTCATGGCGCCCAAGTGATTGGCGTGGACCTCAAGGCGCCCCACATGACCCTGGACGGTTTTGTGCAGGGCGACTTGAGTAGCGCCGAGAACATCGATCGGTTGCTGCCACAGCTGCCCGCACGGCTCGACAGCCTGTGCAACATTGCCGGCGTGCCGGGCACCGCCAACCCGCAACTGCTGGCGCGGGTCAACTACCTTGGGCTGCGTCACTTGAGCCATGCGCTGCTGCCACGTATCAGCGCTGGCGGCAGCATCGTCAATATCGCCTCGATCCTCGGCGCCGAATGGCCGTTACGCCTGGAACAGCACAAGGCGCTGGCGCGCATCGACGATTTTGCCGCCGCGCAAGCCTGGCTGGCCGACCACCCGGTGGCGAACCAGACCTGCTACCAGTACTTTAAGGAAGCCTTGATCGTCTGGAATTACCTGCAGGCCCAACCCTGGTTCCTTGAGCATTCGGTGCGCATGAACAGTGTCGCCCCAGGCCCGGTATTCACGCCCATCCTCGACGACTTCGTGAGCATGCTCGGCGAGGCCCGGACCCAGGCCGATGCCCACCGCATGAAACGTCCCGCTTACGCCGATGAGGTGGCGGCGGTGATCGCTTTCCTGTGTGCCGACGAATCGCGCTGGATCAACGGCGTCAACCTGCCGGTCGATGGTGGATTGGCCTCTACCTACATCTGA
- a CDS encoding benzaldehyde dehydrogenase — protein sequence MPASGPLQSIIEPATGERLMRCATADTADIAKASRDAALAQPAWAALGPRQRAAIFRKAADVAEQSFDELALYVARETGAALFKGQHEVREAIVLLHQAAGLLSQAHGVVLPSEAGRLSFARRQPHGVVGVISPFNFPLVLSMRSVAPALAAGNAVVLKPDPQTPVSGGFLIARLFEVAGLPKGLLQVLPGAADAGEALCRDPNVRMIAFTGSTGAGRKVAEVAGRNLKKVALELGGKNPLIILEDADLDLAARNAAWGAWLHQGQICMATGLILAHESIAAELTRKLVEKAQAMTVGNAARQEAAMGPLINQRQLQRVHDIVSDTVRAGARLEAGGDHDRLFYQATVLSGVKPGMRAFDEEVFGPVATVVSFATDDEAIELANRTEYGLAAAIISPSVGRAMAIGERLQCGMLHINDQTVADECVNPFGGRGASGNGGSVGGPADWDEYTQWQWVTVKDTAPVYPF from the coding sequence GTGCCTGCCTCGGGCCCGCTGCAATCGATCATCGAGCCGGCTACTGGTGAGCGACTGATGCGCTGTGCCACCGCCGACACCGCCGACATTGCCAAGGCCAGTCGCGACGCCGCCCTGGCCCAACCGGCATGGGCGGCCCTGGGCCCGCGGCAACGGGCGGCGATCTTCCGCAAGGCCGCCGACGTGGCCGAGCAGTCCTTCGATGAGCTGGCGCTGTACGTGGCGCGGGAGACCGGTGCCGCGCTGTTCAAAGGCCAGCACGAAGTGCGCGAAGCCATCGTGCTGTTGCATCAGGCCGCCGGCCTGCTGTCCCAGGCCCATGGGGTGGTCCTGCCCAGCGAGGCGGGGCGTCTGTCCTTTGCGCGGCGCCAACCCCATGGTGTGGTCGGAGTGATTTCGCCCTTCAATTTTCCCCTGGTACTGTCCATGCGCTCCGTCGCGCCGGCCCTGGCGGCGGGCAACGCGGTGGTGCTCAAGCCGGATCCGCAGACCCCGGTGAGTGGCGGTTTCCTCATCGCCCGGTTGTTCGAAGTAGCAGGCCTGCCCAAGGGTTTGCTGCAAGTGTTGCCCGGCGCGGCGGATGCTGGTGAGGCGCTGTGCCGTGACCCTAACGTGCGCATGATCGCCTTCACCGGCTCCACCGGCGCGGGTCGCAAAGTTGCTGAGGTGGCCGGGCGCAACCTGAAGAAGGTCGCCCTGGAGTTGGGCGGCAAGAACCCACTGATCATTCTCGAAGACGCCGACCTCGACCTAGCCGCCCGAAACGCGGCGTGGGGCGCCTGGCTGCATCAAGGGCAGATTTGCATGGCCACCGGCTTGATCCTCGCCCATGAATCCATCGCCGCCGAGCTGACCCGCAAACTGGTGGAAAAGGCCCAGGCCATGACCGTCGGCAACGCCGCCCGGCAAGAAGCCGCGATGGGGCCGCTGATCAACCAGCGGCAGTTGCAACGGGTCCACGACATCGTCAGTGACACCGTGCGCGCCGGAGCCCGGCTGGAAGCAGGCGGCGACCATGATCGGCTGTTCTACCAGGCCACCGTGCTCAGCGGCGTGAAGCCGGGCATGCGCGCTTTTGACGAGGAGGTCTTCGGGCCGGTGGCAACGGTGGTCAGCTTTGCCACCGATGACGAAGCCATCGAGTTGGCCAATCGCACCGAGTACGGTTTGGCGGCGGCGATCATTTCACCGTCGGTGGGCCGGGCCATGGCCATTGGTGAGCGGTTGCAGTGCGGCATGTTGCACATCAATGACCAGACCGTCGCCGATGAGTGCGTCAACCCGTTCGGTGGGCGCGGCGCTTCGGGCAATGGTGGCAGCGTCGGCGGCCCGGCGGACTGGGACGAATACACCCAATGGCAGTGGGTGACGGTCAAGGATACGGCGCCGGTCTACCCGTTCTGA
- a CDS encoding sigma-54-dependent Fis family transcriptional regulator — protein sequence MNNPHCQLPDHRITTEHYHPRGDSNELSDSSSPTTAELTACLFFSPDDGRIWLNDQRMLLLHSSSFGALRREIIERQGLEQARGMLTRTGYSSGARDARLIRERWPHADAAAVFRAGTHLHTLEGMTKVEPLHFKFDADSGFYEGEFLWHHSCEADEHVAAYGIGQDPVCWTELGYAIGFVSGLFGQLVVFREVECRGMGHERCRVVGKTAEQWGDIEQDLNYLNASPPTVVARADTQSDSVAGAALLPDSEQPLIGASAAFNAATQALQRVALTPATVLVSGESGVGKEMFARQLHQLSRRRDGPFIALNCAAIPDNLIEAELFGVERGAYTGATHSRPGRFERAHGGTLFLDEITCLSLAGQSKLLRALQEREIERVGGGHGIKVDVRVVAATNIDLRKAVADGAFREDLFYRLNVYPIALPPLRERRDDIPLLINAFLTRFCQEYGRTPMGLTMRALKVLLRYDFPGNVRELQNLIERGLIASEEGQAIDLVHLFRNEQLPVDAYSVDHLGGLSPMGLAANDAAEKPALLQSLSQLDSDFSIDGLESRLINEALQLSSGNLAAAARSLGLSRAQFAYRLKKHQRGVPE from the coding sequence ATGAATAATCCCCACTGCCAGTTGCCGGATCACCGGATCACCACCGAGCATTACCATCCACGGGGTGACAGCAACGAGCTGAGCGACAGCAGTTCGCCCACAACGGCAGAACTCACCGCGTGCCTGTTTTTCTCCCCCGACGATGGCCGTATCTGGCTCAACGACCAACGCATGTTGCTGCTGCACAGTTCATCCTTCGGTGCGTTACGCCGGGAAATCATCGAACGCCAGGGGCTGGAGCAGGCCCGAGGCATGCTCACCCGCACCGGCTATTCCTCCGGCGCCCGGGATGCCCGGCTGATTCGTGAACGCTGGCCTCACGCCGATGCCGCGGCGGTGTTCCGCGCCGGCACGCATCTGCATACCCTTGAAGGCATGACCAAGGTCGAGCCGCTGCATTTCAAGTTCGACGCCGACTCGGGCTTCTATGAGGGGGAGTTTCTCTGGCATCACTCCTGCGAGGCCGACGAGCATGTCGCCGCCTATGGCATCGGGCAGGATCCGGTGTGCTGGACCGAACTGGGCTACGCCATCGGTTTCGTCAGCGGGTTGTTCGGGCAACTGGTGGTCTTTCGCGAAGTGGAATGCCGGGGCATGGGCCACGAACGCTGCCGAGTCGTCGGCAAGACCGCCGAACAATGGGGTGACATCGAGCAGGATCTGAATTACCTCAACGCCTCCCCGCCGACGGTCGTCGCGCGCGCCGACACTCAGTCCGACAGTGTGGCCGGAGCCGCCCTGCTGCCGGACAGCGAACAGCCGCTGATCGGTGCCAGCGCCGCCTTCAACGCCGCGACCCAGGCTTTGCAACGGGTGGCCTTGACCCCAGCCACCGTGCTGGTCAGCGGCGAATCCGGCGTGGGCAAGGAGATGTTCGCCCGCCAGTTGCACCAACTGAGCCGGCGCCGTGACGGCCCGTTCATCGCCCTCAACTGCGCGGCCATCCCCGACAATCTGATCGAGGCTGAACTGTTCGGCGTCGAGCGCGGTGCCTACACCGGCGCCACCCATTCACGCCCCGGTCGTTTCGAGCGAGCTCACGGTGGTACGTTGTTCCTGGACGAGATCACCTGCCTGAGCCTGGCCGGGCAAAGCAAGTTGCTGCGTGCCTTGCAGGAGCGGGAAATCGAACGGGTCGGCGGCGGTCACGGCATCAAGGTCGACGTGCGGGTCGTGGCGGCCACCAACATCGACCTGCGCAAGGCAGTGGCGGACGGCGCGTTCCGTGAAGACCTGTTCTACCGGCTCAACGTCTACCCCATCGCCCTGCCGCCCCTGCGCGAGCGCCGTGATGACATACCGTTGCTGATCAATGCCTTTCTCACGCGCTTTTGCCAGGAATACGGCCGCACACCGATGGGCCTGACCATGCGTGCGTTGAAGGTGTTGTTGCGCTACGACTTTCCGGGCAACGTGCGGGAATTGCAGAACCTCATCGAACGGGGCCTGATCGCCAGCGAGGAAGGCCAGGCGATTGACCTGGTCCACTTGTTTCGCAATGAGCAATTGCCGGTGGATGCGTACTCCGTGGACCACCTCGGCGGCCTCTCGCCGATGGGCCTGGCCGCCAACGATGCCGCAGAAAAACCGGCGCTGCTCCAGTCCCTCAGCCAACTGGACTCGGACTTCTCCATTGACGGCCTGGAATCACGCCTGATCAACGAAGCTCTGCAACTGAGCAGCGGCAACCTGGCGGCGGCCGCGCGCTCGTTGGGACTGAGCCGGGCGCAGTTCGCGTATCGGTTGAAGAAGCATCAACGGGGTGTCCCAGAGTAA
- a CDS encoding AraC family transcriptional regulator produces the protein MPDHRTPLFEQRPAELEVILPEPEHSFRWYEHDYPYPLARWNHHPEFEIHLIRQGSGKLLAGDYIGPFGPGNVAMIGPDLPHDWMGDLAPGEYLAGRDVVLQFDGATLLTLRRTLPELGDLQGLFERARRGLAFAGNTAQQAAHLLEAIGPAQGLARLTLFLELLHILNQAPGDEALSLASPCYAPILDARSSERIHKAFEYLQAELTGDLRLSVIARQLDMSEPGFSRFFKRITGHGFIDLMRKLRVQRACRLLLQSEMPVTDVCFEVGYNNLSNFNRHFRIEMNQTPSEYRRGAFALPDGACHVDRR, from the coding sequence ATGCCTGATCACCGAACGCCCCTGTTCGAGCAGCGACCGGCCGAACTGGAAGTCATCCTGCCCGAGCCTGAACACAGTTTTCGCTGGTACGAGCATGACTACCCGTACCCGCTGGCGCGCTGGAACCATCATCCTGAATTTGAAATCCACCTCATCCGCCAGGGCAGCGGCAAACTGTTGGCGGGCGATTACATCGGCCCGTTTGGCCCAGGCAATGTGGCGATGATCGGCCCGGACTTGCCCCATGACTGGATGGGCGACCTGGCACCGGGCGAGTATTTGGCGGGGCGCGACGTGGTGTTGCAATTCGACGGCGCCACGCTGCTGACCTTGCGCCGCACCCTGCCTGAACTGGGGGATCTGCAGGGGCTGTTCGAACGCGCGCGCCGTGGCCTGGCCTTCGCTGGCAATACAGCGCAGCAAGCCGCGCACCTGCTGGAAGCCATCGGTCCGGCCCAGGGGCTGGCGCGGTTGACGCTGTTCCTGGAGCTGCTCCACATCCTCAACCAGGCTCCCGGCGACGAGGCCCTGAGCCTGGCGAGCCCTTGCTACGCGCCGATCCTGGATGCGCGCAGTTCCGAGCGCATCCATAAAGCATTCGAGTACCTGCAAGCCGAACTCACTGGCGACCTGCGCCTGTCGGTGATCGCCCGCCAACTGGACATGAGCGAGCCGGGCTTCTCGCGGTTCTTCAAGCGCATCACCGGGCACGGTTTCATCGATTTGATGCGCAAGCTGCGGGTCCAGCGTGCCTGCCGTTTGCTGTTGCAGAGTGAAATGCCGGTGACTGACGTCTGTTTTGAAGTGGGCTACAACAACCTGTCCAACTTCAACCGCCATTTCCGCATCGAAATGAACCAGACCCCCAGCGAATATCGGCGGGGGGCTTTTGCCCTGCCTGACGGAGCCTGCCATGTTGACCGTCGTTGA
- a CDS encoding L-iditol 2-dehydrogenase — MKRLEGKSALVTGAARGIGRTFAQAYINEGATVAIADIDLERAQATAAELGDSAYAVKMDITDQASIDQAIEAVVARAGKLDILINNAALFDLAPIVEITRQSYERLFSINVAGTLFTLQAAARQMIRQGHGGRIINMASQAGRRGEALVAIYCATKAAVISLTQSAGLDLIKHRINVNAIAPGVVDGEHWDGVDALFARHENLPLGEKKRQVGQQVPYGRMGTAEDLTGMAIFLASAESEYVVAQTYNVDGGNWMS; from the coding sequence ATGAAACGACTGGAAGGAAAAAGTGCCCTGGTGACCGGCGCCGCCCGTGGTATCGGCAGGACGTTTGCACAGGCCTATATCAACGAAGGGGCCACAGTAGCGATCGCCGATATCGACCTTGAGCGGGCCCAGGCCACCGCCGCCGAACTGGGCGACAGTGCCTACGCGGTCAAAATGGACATAACCGACCAGGCCTCCATCGACCAGGCCATCGAAGCAGTGGTGGCTCGGGCGGGCAAGCTGGATATCCTGATCAATAACGCCGCGCTGTTCGACCTGGCGCCCATCGTGGAGATTACCCGTCAGAGCTACGAGCGGCTGTTTTCCATCAACGTCGCCGGCACGCTGTTCACGCTGCAGGCGGCAGCCCGGCAGATGATCCGCCAGGGCCATGGCGGCCGGATCATCAACATGGCCAGCCAGGCCGGCCGGCGTGGCGAAGCCCTGGTGGCGATTTATTGCGCCACCAAGGCGGCGGTGATCAGCCTGACCCAGTCCGCCGGGCTGGATCTGATCAAGCACCGGATCAACGTCAACGCCATCGCCCCCGGCGTGGTGGATGGCGAGCATTGGGACGGCGTGGACGCGCTGTTCGCCCGCCACGAAAACCTGCCGCTGGGGGAAAAGAAGCGCCAGGTCGGGCAGCAGGTACCCTATGGCCGGATGGGCACCGCGGAGGACCTCACCGGCATGGCGATTTTCCTGGCCTCGGCCGAGAGCGAATACGTGGTGGCGCAGACGTATAACGTCGATGGCGGTAACTGGATGAGCTAA
- a CDS encoding CAP domain-containing protein, whose protein sequence is MRAISSVMGLVVLSLGLVFASNATATEETQLVESINLYRSQSQSCAGQASLELPPLAMDSRLILSANGIGDLQQALARAAYPMVNVQAISLSGPRDAQSAMKAVQESFCQVVLDPQFVDIGVSRLDREWRIVLARPLLSARLGDWQTEGQKLLKLINSARAQPRRCGTEAFAATTPLAWNATLALAAVTHTRAMANNNFFDHKDRDNRTPGDRAELAGYLGQLIGENIAAGQDTALKVVDGWLASPGHCANLMNPQFRELGAGYATDPKSDAGIYWTAMFGTQQ, encoded by the coding sequence ATGCGTGCCATTTCATCCGTCATGGGTCTTGTCGTGCTGTCGCTGGGCCTGGTGTTCGCCAGCAATGCCACGGCCACCGAAGAGACGCAACTGGTCGAGTCCATCAACCTTTACCGCAGCCAATCCCAAAGCTGTGCCGGCCAGGCCTCGCTGGAGTTGCCGCCGCTGGCGATGGACTCCCGGCTGATCCTGTCGGCCAATGGCATCGGCGACCTGCAACAGGCGCTGGCGCGGGCGGCCTATCCCATGGTCAACGTGCAAGCCATCAGCCTGTCCGGGCCCCGCGATGCCCAATCGGCCATGAAAGCCGTGCAGGAAAGCTTCTGCCAGGTGGTGCTCGACCCACAGTTCGTCGACATCGGCGTCAGCCGCCTGGATCGCGAATGGCGCATCGTGCTGGCGCGCCCGTTGTTGTCGGCGCGCCTGGGTGATTGGCAAACCGAGGGCCAGAAACTGCTGAAGCTGATCAACAGTGCCCGCGCCCAGCCGCGTCGCTGCGGCACCGAAGCCTTCGCCGCCACCACGCCGCTGGCCTGGAACGCCACCTTGGCCCTGGCCGCCGTCACTCACACCCGGGCCATGGCCAACAACAACTTCTTCGACCACAAGGACCGCGACAACCGCACGCCGGGCGACCGCGCCGAACTGGCCGGCTATCTGGGCCAATTGATCGGCGAGAACATTGCCGCCGGACAAGACACTGCGCTCAAGGTGGTGGACGGCTGGCTGGCCAGCCCGGGGCACTGCGCCAACCTGATGAACCCACAGTTTCGCGAATTGGGCGCCGGGTATGCGACCGATCCGAAAAGCGATGCGGGGATCTATTGGACGGCGATGTTTGGTACTCAGCAGTAG
- a CDS encoding NAD(P)/FAD-dependent oxidoreductase, with the protein MRYDVIIAGGSYAGMSAGLQLARARRNVLVIDAGQRRNRFAASSHGFLGQDGRAPGDIVEEARRQLLAYPTVEWVSSTAIAASQEAGGFAVETVDGQRYSAQCLLLACGVIDELPDVEGLTQRWGKSVFHCPYCHGYELEQGPIGVLATSPMSLHHALMLPDWGPTTFFTRGVFEPDAEQLESLARRGVVVVPERVERLEGERADVVLADGRVVAIDGLFVLPRIQVAGSLAASLGCALEDGPFGAFIQADPMTRETSVRGVFACGDAAMPFGSVALAVGDGVRAGSGVHRSLIFGAH; encoded by the coding sequence ATGCGCTACGACGTCATCATCGCCGGCGGCAGCTACGCCGGTATGTCCGCAGGCTTACAACTGGCCCGTGCCCGCCGCAACGTGTTGGTGATCGATGCCGGCCAGCGGCGCAACCGGTTCGCGGCCAGCTCCCATGGTTTTCTCGGGCAGGACGGTCGTGCCCCCGGGGACATTGTCGAAGAGGCCCGTCGCCAGCTATTGGCCTATCCGACGGTGGAATGGGTATCGAGTACCGCGATCGCGGCCAGCCAGGAGGCGGGAGGGTTCGCCGTGGAAACCGTCGATGGGCAACGCTACAGTGCCCAATGCCTGTTGCTTGCCTGCGGTGTCATCGATGAATTACCAGACGTGGAAGGGTTGACGCAGCGCTGGGGCAAAAGCGTCTTCCATTGTCCGTATTGCCACGGCTACGAGCTGGAACAAGGCCCCATCGGCGTGTTGGCGACCTCGCCGATGTCGCTCCACCATGCCTTGATGCTGCCCGACTGGGGCCCGACGACGTTCTTCACCCGTGGCGTGTTCGAACCCGATGCAGAACAACTGGAGAGCCTGGCGCGACGCGGCGTGGTCGTGGTGCCGGAACGTGTCGAACGTCTTGAAGGCGAACGGGCCGATGTGGTGCTGGCCGACGGACGTGTGGTCGCCATTGACGGCCTGTTTGTCTTGCCGCGTATCCAGGTGGCCGGCTCACTCGCGGCGTCCTTGGGTTGCGCGCTTGAAGACGGCCCGTTCGGGGCGTTCATCCAGGCCGACCCGATGACGCGTGAAACCAGCGTCCGGGGGGTATTCGCCTGTGGCGATGCGGCGATGCCGTTCGGCTCGGTGGCGTTGGCGGTCGGCGATGGGGTGAGGGCGGGATCAGGCGTACATCGATCGTTGATCTTCGGCGCGCACTGA
- a CDS encoding Rrf2 family transcriptional regulator, with protein sequence MRTDTRLSRMLHVLIHMDRHQQSATSDTLAQMLGTNPVVVRRTMALLKEQGYVTSEKGHRGGWTLSKPLSEMTLLDIHQALGSTSIFAIGLSTDHPQCLVEQAVNAALTDAFDEAQALLLKRLGAITLAQLAEDFDARFREIGGTSTDDLTHRGQIEH encoded by the coding sequence ATGAGAACCGACACCCGCCTGTCCCGCATGCTCCACGTGCTGATCCACATGGATCGCCACCAACAATCGGCCACGTCTGACACCCTCGCGCAGATGCTGGGCACCAACCCGGTGGTGGTGCGCCGGACCATGGCGCTGCTCAAGGAACAGGGGTATGTCACTTCGGAGAAAGGCCATCGCGGCGGCTGGACCCTGAGCAAACCGTTGTCGGAGATGACGTTGCTGGATATCCACCAGGCCTTGGGCAGCACGTCGATCTTTGCCATTGGCCTGTCCACCGATCATCCGCAATGCCTGGTGGAACAAGCGGTGAATGCGGCGTTGACGGATGCGTTCGATGAGGCCCAGGCGTTGCTGCTCAAGCGTTTGGGGGCGATTACCCTGGCGCAGTTGGCGGAGGATTTTGATGCGCGGTTCAGGGAGATAGGCGGAACAAGCACAGATGATCTGACGCACCGGGGGCAGATCGAGCATTGA